The DNA window CGATACTTTGCGTGGTTCTGCGCCACCAGCTCTTTGACGTGCGCCAGCACCAATACGCGACCGCGCGCCAGCCGCGCCAGTTCGGCTATGACCAGGCTTTTACCTGCGCCGGTCGGTAAGACGATGGCAGCAGGTTCATGGTGGCGGCGAAACCAGGCGAGCGTGGCGTCGACCGCCTCTTTTTGGTAGGGGCGTAATGTAAAAGTCATGAATTTATGGCGGTTAATTAACTCGCGAATAGTATGCCACGAATCTTTTCCCTTGAGTGGTGTTAAGAGCTCGTTATACTAACCCGTGATATTCTTCTTTTTCGGGCGCGTTGCCCGCTCCAGCACTCTTTACAGGCTAAAAAAATCTCATGCGACTTGATAAGTTTATCGCTCAGCAACTTGGCGTTAGTCGGGCTATTGCCGGGCGTGAAATCCGCGGCAGCCGCGTTACTGTGGACGGCGAAATTGTAAAAGACTCTTCTTTTAAGCTTCTACCGGAGCATGATGTCGAGTATGACGGCAATACGCTGACTCAACAAAACGGCCCGCGCTACTTTATGCTCAACAAGCCGCAGGGGTACGTTTGTTCTACCGACGATCCGGATCATCCGACGGTACTCTATTTCCTCGATGAGCCGGTAGCCCACAAGCTGCACGCTGCAGGACGTCTGGATATTGACACCACCGGCCTGGTGTTGATGACCGATGATGGTCAGTGGTCTCACCGCATTACTTCCCCGCGCCATCATTGTGAAAAAACCTATCTGGTGGAGCTGGAAAACCCGGTTGATGAAACCACCGCCGAGCAGTTTGCTAAAGGCGTTCAGCTGCACAATGAGAAAGAGCTGACAAAACCAGCAGTGCTGGAAGTGGTAACGCCGACCGAAGTCCGCCTGACCATTAGCGAAGGGCGTTACCATCAGGTTAAGCGGATGTTTGCCGCTGTCGGTAACCACG is part of the Klebsiella huaxiensis genome and encodes:
- the rsuA gene encoding 16S rRNA pseudouridine(516) synthase RsuA; its protein translation is MRLDKFIAQQLGVSRAIAGREIRGSRVTVDGEIVKDSSFKLLPEHDVEYDGNTLTQQNGPRYFMLNKPQGYVCSTDDPDHPTVLYFLDEPVAHKLHAAGRLDIDTTGLVLMTDDGQWSHRITSPRHHCEKTYLVELENPVDETTAEQFAKGVQLHNEKELTKPAVLEVVTPTEVRLTISEGRYHQVKRMFAAVGNHVVGLHRERIGDIALDESLAPGEYRPLTEAEIASVGGQHARSKT